A region of Rahnella aceris DNA encodes the following proteins:
- a CDS encoding ester cyclase, which produces MSDNNSEMANRLIAERKAVEKIYQAFSLHDPDLMDEAVTQDWKDIPLAPGQASGPEGLKPIIRGFIEAFPDVKITIHDLLQTPGKIAVRAEITGTHHGNFMGIEPTGKFVSIRLHEFHELNGERVTTTWHLEDWFGAFMQLGQFPPQG; this is translated from the coding sequence ATGTCAGACAACAATAGCGAGATGGCAAATCGTCTTATCGCGGAGCGTAAAGCCGTTGAAAAAATCTATCAGGCTTTTAGCCTGCATGATCCGGACTTAATGGATGAGGCAGTCACGCAGGACTGGAAAGATATTCCCCTCGCGCCAGGTCAGGCATCCGGCCCCGAAGGGTTGAAACCGATCATCCGGGGGTTCATTGAGGCTTTTCCGGATGTGAAGATCACCATCCACGACCTTCTTCAGACCCCGGGGAAGATTGCCGTGCGCGCAGAAATTACCGGTACCCATCACGGCAACTTTATGGGCATCGAACCGACCGGCAAATTTGTCAGCATCCGGCTGCATGAATTTCATGAGCTGAATGGCGAACGCGTCACCACCACCTGGCATCTGGAAGACTGGTTTGGCGCGTTCATGCAACTCGGTCAGTTCCCGCCGCAGGGTTAA
- a CDS encoding DUF1493 family protein, with translation MTVNDVLEGKIIDFLEQHNHPTVFGFYNKVCGSDFSLLKLSLSEIQTDILMNDFFIQFKVKPKNYRTSNHFPEKTGVLGSLIFTLNRMQGKVTPITVRALHDAALMGVWPDYLQGKNQ, from the coding sequence ATGACAGTGAATGATGTGCTGGAAGGGAAAATCATTGATTTTCTTGAACAACATAACCACCCCACCGTGTTTGGTTTTTACAATAAGGTCTGCGGGAGTGATTTTTCATTGTTAAAGCTTTCGCTGAGTGAAATACAGACGGATATCCTGATGAACGATTTTTTCATCCAGTTCAAGGTAAAACCTAAAAACTATCGCACATCCAACCATTTCCCCGAAAAAACGGGTGTTCTCGGTTCATTGATTTTTACCCTAAACCGGATGCAGGGAAAAGTGACACCCATAACCGTCAGAGCGCTGCACGATGCGGCTCTTATGGGCGTCTGGCCTGATTATCTTCAGGGCAAAAATCAATAA
- a CDS encoding LysR family transcriptional regulator: MDFKGLDLNLLVAFDALMEERNVTRAASKAVVSQPAMSAALSRLRTHFADPLFIRSASGLLPTARAKEIGLHVSKALNELSHLLAPDDNFAPENRKMSFTLGTSEYPLMVLLPGIMRAISEQAPGVTLHVRTFTDRDVSVSMLDAGEVDVVIGIPPTRPENRILSQPLFSDEFVTLIRRDSDAARNGMTLETYLGMSHILVSPEGNHYGLVDEQLREMGLARELRLTLPTMAGVAGVVQQTGYVATVLKRSVVVSEKHPNIVMTLPPVALPEIPFYLLWHRRSDDSNAQKWLRQLICAQAHELL, encoded by the coding sequence ATGGATTTTAAGGGTCTCGATTTGAATCTGCTGGTCGCATTTGATGCGCTGATGGAAGAGCGGAATGTGACCCGTGCCGCCAGCAAAGCGGTGGTCAGTCAGCCCGCGATGAGCGCGGCATTGTCGCGCCTGCGAACGCATTTTGCGGATCCGCTGTTTATCCGCAGTGCTTCCGGTTTGCTGCCTACCGCCAGGGCAAAAGAGATCGGTTTGCATGTGTCAAAAGCACTTAACGAACTGAGTCATCTGCTGGCTCCGGACGACAATTTTGCGCCGGAAAACAGAAAAATGTCTTTTACGCTTGGCACGTCCGAATATCCGCTGATGGTGTTACTGCCCGGCATTATGCGGGCGATCAGCGAACAGGCGCCCGGAGTGACACTGCATGTGAGGACATTCACCGACCGCGATGTGTCCGTGTCGATGCTGGATGCCGGTGAGGTTGATGTGGTGATCGGTATTCCCCCGACCCGGCCGGAAAACCGCATCTTATCGCAGCCCTTGTTCAGTGATGAATTTGTCACGCTTATCCGCCGCGACAGTGATGCGGCACGCAACGGCATGACGTTAGAAACCTATCTCGGGATGAGCCATATTCTGGTCTCGCCGGAAGGAAATCATTATGGTCTGGTCGATGAACAACTCAGGGAGATGGGGCTGGCTCGTGAACTTCGTCTGACGTTGCCGACCATGGCTGGCGTTGCCGGTGTGGTGCAGCAGACGGGGTATGTCGCGACGGTGCTCAAACGCAGCGTGGTAGTGAGCGAGAAACACCCCAATATCGTGATGACCCTGCCGCCGGTGGCATTGCCGGAGATCCCGTTTTATCTGTTGTGGCACCGGCGTTCTGATGACAGCAATGCGCAGAAATGGCTGAGACAACTGATCTGCGCGCAGGCCCATGAATTGCTGTGA
- a CDS encoding aldo/keto reductase family oxidoreductase: MSHTSMTYPLGDREVARLGYGAMQLAGPGVFGPISDEARGIQVLRDALASGVNHIDTSDFYGPHETNKLIKKALHPYPDNLCIVTKVGARRDEKGGWLPAFSPQELTQAVEDNLRNLGLETLEVVNLRSMLDERQPKEGSLAPQLEALITLKERGLIRHIGLSNVTAKQVADAQKLTKIACVQNMYNLANRHDDALVDSLAEQEIAYVPFFPLGGFSPLQSTQLDEVAAQLQATPMQVALAWLLKRSPNILLIPGTSSPQHLQENLASAKVILSDEVMEKLNGIAG, translated from the coding sequence ATGTCACACACCTCAATGACTTACCCCCTCGGCGACAGAGAAGTGGCGCGCTTAGGTTATGGCGCAATGCAATTGGCTGGCCCCGGCGTTTTTGGCCCGATCAGCGATGAAGCACGGGGCATTCAGGTGCTGCGTGATGCCCTGGCATCTGGTGTTAATCACATCGACACCAGCGATTTTTATGGTCCGCATGAAACCAATAAGCTGATCAAAAAAGCCCTGCATCCGTATCCCGATAATCTGTGCATCGTGACAAAAGTCGGCGCACGACGTGATGAAAAAGGCGGCTGGTTACCGGCTTTCAGCCCGCAGGAACTGACGCAGGCGGTGGAAGATAACCTGCGCAATCTCGGGCTGGAGACGCTGGAAGTGGTAAATTTGCGCAGCATGCTCGATGAACGTCAGCCAAAAGAAGGATCACTGGCACCGCAGCTGGAGGCGCTGATTACGCTGAAAGAGCGCGGCCTGATCCGTCATATAGGTCTGAGCAATGTGACTGCAAAACAGGTCGCCGATGCACAGAAACTGACGAAGATCGCCTGCGTTCAGAACATGTATAACCTGGCGAACCGTCACGACGACGCGCTGGTGGATAGCCTGGCTGAACAGGAAATCGCGTATGTGCCGTTCTTCCCGCTGGGCGGTTTTTCGCCGTTGCAGTCAACGCAGCTTGATGAAGTAGCGGCACAATTGCAGGCGACGCCGATGCAGGTCGCGCTGGCCTGGCTGCTCAAACGCTCGCCGAATATCTTGTTGATCCCCGGCACGTCATCGCCGCAGCATCTACAGGAAAATCTGGCCAGTGCGAAGGTGATTTTGTCCGATGAAGTGATGGAAAAACTGAACGGAATTGCGGGTTAG